One part of the Polycyclovorans algicola TG408 genome encodes these proteins:
- the hemC gene encoding hydroxymethylbilane synthase: MSVLRIATRESPLALWQAHHVQGLLASAHPDLQVELLPMTTLGDQRLEGSLSKVGGKGLFVKELEQALLEGRADIAVHSMKDVPAEQPEGLMLATFLPGEDPRDAFVSSRFARLDTLPIGACVGTSSLRRQTQLKHLRPDLRIEVLRGNVGTRLRKLDEGAYDAILLACAGLIRLGLAERIREALPVDVFVPAVGQGIVGIECRSDDRTTRDWLAPLDNAPSRIRLAAERSFNRDLGGNCQVPVAGHAVLRDGQLRLDGLVGTPDGTRQLRHAISGAAMEATTLGHQLASRLLADGARDILSACGVP, translated from the coding sequence GTGAGCGTGCTCAGGATTGCAACGCGCGAGTCGCCGCTGGCGCTGTGGCAGGCGCATCACGTGCAAGGCTTGCTTGCTTCGGCGCATCCCGATCTACAGGTGGAACTGTTGCCCATGACCACGCTGGGCGACCAGCGGCTCGAAGGCTCTTTGTCAAAAGTCGGCGGCAAAGGCCTGTTTGTCAAAGAGCTGGAACAGGCGCTGCTCGAGGGTCGCGCCGACATTGCCGTGCACTCGATGAAGGACGTGCCGGCCGAGCAGCCCGAGGGCCTCATGCTCGCCACCTTTCTGCCTGGCGAAGACCCGCGTGACGCGTTCGTGTCCTCGCGCTTTGCGCGACTTGACACCCTGCCGATTGGTGCTTGCGTGGGCACGTCCAGCCTGCGGCGGCAGACGCAACTCAAACACCTGCGCCCCGATCTGCGCATCGAGGTGCTGCGCGGCAACGTCGGTACGCGTCTGCGCAAACTCGACGAGGGCGCTTACGACGCCATTCTGCTGGCCTGCGCCGGGCTGATTCGGCTGGGGCTGGCCGAGCGCATTCGTGAGGCGCTGCCGGTCGATGTCTTTGTTCCGGCGGTTGGCCAGGGCATCGTCGGCATTGAATGCCGCAGCGACGACCGGACCACGCGAGACTGGCTTGCGCCGCTGGACAACGCGCCGTCGCGCATTCGTTTGGCCGCCGAGCGAAGCTTCAACCGCGACCTGGGCGGCAACTGCCAGGTGCCCGTGGCCGGACATGCGGTGCTGCGCGATGGTCAGCTCCGCCTCGATGGGCTGGTCGGCACCCCCGATGGCACGCGACAACTGCGCCATGCCATTAGCGGCGCGGCAATGGAGGCGACAACCCTGGGCCATCAACTCGCCAGCCGCCTGTTGGCCGACGGTGCGCGCGACATCCTTAGTGCGTGTGGCGTTCCGTAG
- a CDS encoding Na(+)-translocating NADH-quinone reductase subunit A gives MSIKKGLTLPITGQPDQERIDHGAVITKVAVVGPDCVGVKPTMMVEEGDVVKLGQALFEDKRSPGVLFTAPGAGKVVAINRGARRVLQSVVIELDGDAAESFESFDAATLGTLAAEKVREQLIRSGLWTRLRARPYSKVPRVDAKADALFITAIDTNPLAPDPQRVIAEAVDDFKNGITVLARLTEGPTYVCKAPDAKIPLPELDSLTVAEFAGPHPAGNPGTHIHFLHPVSLTRSAWYIGYQDVIAVGRLVTHGVLSTERIISLAGPLAKTPRLVRTRVGASIEELLTGEVNSCADARALSGSVFNGRTARAWSAYLSPYHSQITVMPEGRTREMFGWVRPGVDRYSKMNVLFSALQRAKRSFGFTTHVNGSPRAMVPIGNYESVMPLDILPTQLLRYLLVRDTDMAQRLGALDLDEEDLALCSFVCVGKYEFGPVLRENLEQIEAEG, from the coding sequence ATTTCAATCAAGAAGGGTTTGACGCTCCCAATCACGGGGCAACCCGATCAAGAGCGCATTGATCACGGCGCTGTCATCACCAAAGTTGCTGTCGTTGGCCCCGACTGTGTCGGCGTCAAGCCGACGATGATGGTCGAAGAAGGCGATGTGGTGAAATTGGGCCAGGCTTTGTTTGAAGACAAGCGCTCGCCGGGTGTTTTGTTCACCGCGCCGGGTGCCGGCAAAGTTGTCGCGATTAACCGTGGCGCTCGTCGGGTGTTGCAGTCGGTGGTGATCGAGCTTGACGGCGATGCCGCCGAAAGTTTCGAGTCGTTCGACGCGGCCACGCTGGGCACATTGGCGGCCGAAAAGGTGCGTGAGCAGTTGATCCGCTCCGGCCTGTGGACGCGGCTGCGCGCCCGGCCCTACAGCAAAGTACCTCGGGTGGATGCCAAGGCCGATGCGCTGTTCATAACTGCCATCGACACCAATCCGTTGGCGCCTGACCCGCAGCGGGTCATTGCCGAAGCGGTGGACGATTTCAAAAATGGCATCACCGTCCTCGCGCGGCTGACTGAAGGCCCGACCTACGTCTGCAAGGCGCCCGACGCGAAGATTCCGCTGCCGGAACTGGACAGCCTGACGGTTGCCGAATTCGCCGGGCCGCACCCGGCCGGCAATCCGGGTACGCACATTCACTTTCTGCACCCGGTGTCGCTGACACGGTCTGCCTGGTACATCGGTTACCAAGACGTCATCGCCGTCGGTCGGCTCGTCACCCATGGCGTTCTGTCGACCGAGCGGATCATTTCGCTGGCCGGTCCGCTGGCAAAAACACCGCGACTGGTTCGCACCCGTGTCGGCGCCAGCATCGAAGAATTGCTGACCGGTGAGGTGAATTCCTGCGCCGACGCGCGGGCGCTGTCGGGTTCGGTGTTCAACGGCCGCACGGCGCGTGCCTGGAGTGCCTACCTGTCGCCGTACCATTCACAGATCACGGTGATGCCCGAAGGCCGCACGCGCGAAATGTTCGGTTGGGTCCGCCCCGGCGTTGATCGTTATTCGAAGATGAATGTGTTGTTCAGCGCCCTGCAGCGCGCCAAGCGCAGTTTCGGCTTCACCACGCACGTCAACGGATCGCCGCGCGCAATGGTGCCGATTGGCAACTACGAGTCCGTGATGCCGCTGGACATTTTGCCGACCCAGTTGCTGAGATACTTATTGGTCCGCGACACCGACATGGCGCAGCGGCTCGGCGCCCTGGACCTTGACGAAGAGGACCTGGCGTTGTGCTCGTTCGTCTGCGTCGGGAAGTATGAGTTTGGTCCCGTGCTTCGTGAAAATCTGGAACAGATCGAAGCCGAGGGCTGA
- a CDS encoding NADH:ubiquinone reductase (Na(+)-transporting) subunit D, translated as MSESSKLVVEPIANDNPIILQVLGICSALAVTTQMMPALVMSISLTAVIVFTSFFVSLIRNVIPSNIRIIAQVTVAAVGVILVDQVLKAYAYDMSKQLSVFIGLILTNCIVLGRAEAFAMSNSPGKAALDGLGNGLGYSVVLLIVAFFRELFGSGKLFGVEIMPLVTEGGWYQSNGLMLLPPSAFFLIGLIIWVVRTWKPAQVEKPSFQIHQVHRTEVL; from the coding sequence ATGTCTGAGTCCAGCAAACTGGTCGTTGAGCCGATCGCCAACGACAATCCCATCATTCTTCAAGTGTTGGGCATCTGTTCCGCACTGGCGGTGACCACGCAGATGATGCCGGCGCTGGTGATGTCGATCAGCCTGACGGCCGTCATCGTGTTTACCAGTTTCTTCGTCAGCCTGATCCGCAACGTCATCCCGTCGAACATCCGCATCATTGCGCAGGTGACGGTGGCGGCAGTGGGCGTGATTCTGGTGGACCAGGTGCTCAAGGCCTACGCCTACGACATGAGCAAGCAGCTGTCGGTGTTCATCGGCCTGATTCTGACCAACTGCATCGTGCTGGGCCGGGCCGAGGCGTTTGCAATGAGCAACTCACCGGGCAAGGCGGCACTCGACGGCCTCGGTAACGGACTGGGTTATAGCGTCGTTCTGCTGATCGTCGCGTTTTTCCGTGAGCTGTTCGGCTCGGGCAAGCTGTTTGGCGTTGAGATCATGCCGCTGGTCACCGAAGGGGGCTGGTACCAGTCCAACGGCCTGATGCTGTTGCCGCCCAGTGCCTTTTTCCTCATCGGCCTGATCATTTGGGTGGTGCGGACCTGGAAGCCCGCGCAGGTCGAAAAGCCGTCCTTCCAGATTCATCAGGTGCACCGCACCGAAGTGCTTTAA
- a CDS encoding DUF962 domain-containing protein, with the protein MQNHYANFDDFYVDYLKEHQNRTSRRLHFVGTSLSFVLAAIAIANYQWWLLALAFAQGYAWAWVGHFFFEKNKPATFQHPWLSYKGDMRMWWDILTGKIPF; encoded by the coding sequence ATGCAAAACCACTACGCCAACTTCGACGACTTCTACGTCGACTACCTCAAAGAGCACCAGAATCGCACCAGCCGTCGTCTGCATTTTGTCGGCACGTCGTTGTCGTTCGTGCTGGCGGCGATTGCCATTGCCAACTACCAATGGTGGCTGCTGGCGCTGGCCTTCGCGCAGGGTTACGCCTGGGCCTGGGTCGGGCATTTTTTCTTCGAGAAGAACAAGCCCGCCACCTTTCAACACCCTTGGCTGAGCTACAAGGGCGACATGCGCATGTGGTGGGACATCCTCACCGGCAAGATTCCTTTCTGA
- a CDS encoding Na(+)-translocating NADH-quinone reductase subunit C: MALSKDSKAYTLMIATVICLVGSVLVSTAAVVLKPQQAANQQRDRQVNILRVAGLYEPGIDVAAVFEERVESKVIDFTTGEVADEMDPASFDANVVARDPANRITLKGAEDIAGVGSHAKYGLVYLVRDDEDNLSRIVLPIRGYGLWSTMYAFLALEADADTVADIAFYQHAETPGLGGEVENPDWAAQWEGKEIYGDDGDIAFRLVRGGAASDDEYGVDALSGATLTSNGVTNAVRYWLSKSAYRGYLEKVSKGNSDV, translated from the coding sequence ATGGCGCTAAGTAAAGACAGCAAGGCCTACACGCTGATGATCGCGACGGTTATCTGCCTGGTCGGCTCGGTTCTGGTGTCGACGGCTGCGGTGGTGCTCAAACCGCAGCAGGCCGCCAACCAGCAGCGCGACCGGCAGGTCAACATTCTTCGTGTGGCCGGTCTGTACGAGCCTGGCATCGACGTGGCGGCGGTGTTCGAGGAGCGTGTTGAATCCAAGGTCATCGACTTCACCACCGGCGAAGTGGCTGACGAGATGGACCCTGCCAGCTTCGATGCCAACGTGGTGGCGCGTGACCCGGCCAACCGCATCACGCTCAAGGGTGCAGAAGATATTGCCGGCGTCGGCAGCCATGCCAAATACGGCTTGGTGTACCTGGTTCGCGACGACGAAGACAACCTCAGCCGTATTGTGCTGCCGATCCGTGGCTATGGGCTGTGGTCGACCATGTATGCTTTTTTGGCCCTTGAAGCCGATGCCGACACGGTTGCCGATATCGCGTTTTACCAGCATGCCGAAACCCCCGGGCTCGGCGGCGAGGTGGAGAACCCTGACTGGGCGGCGCAATGGGAAGGCAAGGAAATTTATGGTGACGACGGCGATATTGCCTTCCGTCTGGTGCGCGGCGGTGCCGCGTCCGACGACGAGTACGGCGTCGACGCGCTGTCCGGCGCCACCCTGACGTCCAATGGCGTCACGAACGCGGTCCGCTACTGGCTGTCGAAATCGGCCTATCGCGGTTACCTTGAAAAAGTGAGCAAAGGAAACTCTGATGTCTGA
- a CDS encoding LytR/AlgR family response regulator transcription factor, with protein sequence MRVVVVDDEPLARDRIKRLLSEFPGYEVVGEAGDGESALDLIDEEEPDLVLLDIRMGGIDGVQVARSLQDMELPPAVIFTTAYSEHALSAFDANAQAYLLKPIRAEKLKEALMRIRRPNRAQRPGNGVAVDAKPKREFVLATAREGLTRIPAEDIVCFIADQKYTTVCHLHGEVLIEESLKTLEEDFAPWFLRVHRKALVATRFISGLERERQGEQHHWLRVRHAARPLPVSRRRLAEVRRFITDQS encoded by the coding sequence TTGAGAGTCGTCGTCGTTGATGATGAGCCGCTGGCACGAGACCGCATCAAGCGGTTGCTTTCGGAATTTCCCGGTTATGAGGTCGTGGGCGAAGCTGGCGATGGCGAGAGCGCCTTGGACCTCATTGATGAGGAAGAGCCGGATCTGGTGTTGCTCGACATTCGCATGGGGGGCATTGACGGGGTGCAAGTCGCCCGCAGCCTCCAGGACATGGAACTGCCGCCGGCGGTGATCTTCACCACCGCGTACTCAGAGCACGCCCTGTCGGCCTTTGACGCCAATGCGCAGGCCTATCTGCTGAAGCCCATACGCGCCGAGAAGCTCAAGGAAGCGCTGATGCGCATCCGCCGTCCCAACCGCGCGCAGCGCCCCGGTAACGGGGTGGCTGTCGATGCCAAACCCAAGCGCGAGTTCGTGCTGGCGACGGCGCGCGAGGGGCTGACACGCATTCCGGCCGAAGACATCGTCTGTTTCATCGCCGACCAGAAGTACACCACCGTATGTCATCTGCACGGTGAAGTGCTGATCGAAGAATCACTGAAAACGCTCGAAGAAGATTTCGCCCCCTGGTTCCTGCGCGTACACCGCAAGGCCTTGGTGGCGACGCGCTTCATCTCCGGTCTGGAGCGTGAACGTCAGGGCGAACAGCACCACTGGCTGCGCGTGCGCCACGCTGCGCGGCCGTTGCCGGTGTCACGGCGCCGGCTGGCTGAGGTGCGGCGGTTCATCACCGATCAATCCTGA
- a CDS encoding NADH:ubiquinone reductase (Na(+)-transporting) subunit B gives MAGIRDFLDRAHPLFAKGGKFEKFYAVYEMVDTFFYSPSDTTRGAPHVRDGIDLKRVMIYVWMATFPAVIVGCWNVGYQANTAMASMGLEQADNWRHVFLHYFGYNADSFIANLAHGLLYWVPIYMTTFIVGGMWEVLFASVRNHEVNEGFFVTSILFSLILPPSIPLWQVALGVSFGVVIGKEIFGGTGKNFLNPALVGRAFLYFAYPAQMSGDAIWTAVDGWSSATTLGIAKLEGMAGVQEAGITWMQTFVGVTQGSIGEVSALAIFIGGAFLMITGIASYRIVFGVLFGMVAMATLFNVVGSDINPMYGVPWYWHLSIGGFAFGMMFMATDPVSATMTDAGRWIYGGLIGALTVLIRVVNPAYPETIMLAILFCNILAPLIDYSVIRANISRRERRLAAPSAA, from the coding sequence ATGGCTGGAATCAGAGACTTTTTAGACCGCGCACACCCGCTCTTTGCCAAGGGCGGCAAGTTCGAGAAGTTTTACGCCGTCTACGAGATGGTCGACACCTTCTTCTACTCGCCGTCGGACACCACCCGCGGCGCACCGCACGTGCGTGACGGCATCGACCTGAAACGGGTGATGATCTACGTCTGGATGGCGACCTTCCCGGCCGTCATCGTCGGCTGCTGGAACGTCGGCTACCAGGCCAACACCGCCATGGCCTCGATGGGACTTGAGCAGGCCGATAATTGGCGCCACGTGTTTTTGCATTACTTTGGCTACAACGCCGACAGCTTCATCGCCAACCTCGCGCACGGCTTGTTGTATTGGGTGCCGATCTACATGACCACGTTCATCGTCGGCGGCATGTGGGAAGTGCTGTTTGCTTCGGTGCGCAATCACGAAGTGAATGAAGGGTTCTTCGTCACCTCGATTCTGTTCTCGCTGATTCTGCCGCCGAGCATCCCACTCTGGCAGGTGGCGCTGGGCGTCAGCTTCGGCGTGGTGATCGGCAAGGAAATTTTCGGCGGGACCGGCAAGAATTTCCTCAACCCGGCCTTGGTCGGACGAGCGTTTCTCTACTTCGCCTACCCCGCGCAGATGTCCGGCGACGCGATTTGGACGGCGGTTGATGGCTGGTCGTCAGCCACGACCCTGGGTATCGCCAAGCTCGAGGGCATGGCCGGCGTGCAGGAAGCTGGCATCACCTGGATGCAGACCTTCGTCGGCGTCACCCAGGGCAGTATCGGTGAGGTGTCCGCTCTGGCGATCTTCATCGGCGGCGCCTTCCTGATGATCACCGGCATTGCCAGTTACCGCATCGTGTTCGGCGTCTTGTTTGGCATGGTCGCGATGGCGACGCTGTTCAACGTCGTGGGTTCTGACATCAACCCGATGTACGGCGTGCCTTGGTACTGGCACCTGTCGATCGGCGGGTTCGCCTTCGGCATGATGTTCATGGCCACGGATCCGGTGTCGGCGACCATGACCGACGCTGGGCGCTGGATCTACGGCGGCCTGATCGGCGCCCTGACGGTGCTGATTCGCGTGGTGAACCCTGCGTATCCCGAGACCATCATGCTGGCGATCCTGTTCTGCAACATCCTGGCGCCGCTGATCGATTACAGCGTGATTCGCGCCAATATTTCCCGCCGCGAACGTCGCCTTGCCGCGCCGTCCGCAGCTTGA
- the mnmG gene encoding tRNA uridine-5-carboxymethylaminomethyl(34) synthesis enzyme MnmG: MLEQAHRYDVIVVGGGHAGTEAALAPARMGLRTLLVTQNIDTLGQMSCNPAIGGIGKGHLVKEIDALGGLMARAADHAGIQFRTLNASKGPAVRATRAQADRALYRAFVRAALEQQPNLDLFQQEVDDLIVDGGKVRGVVTRVGLRFEAPTVVLTTGTFLGGRIHIGLEHHAGGRAGDGPSLPLATRLRALMPRVGRLKTGTPPRIDGRSIDWTRLTEQPGDSPRPVFSFMGSLADHPRQVPCHITYTNANTHDIIRSGFDRSPMFTGVIEGSGPRYCPSVEDKVNRFADKDRHQIFLEPEGLSTPEIYPNGISTSLPYDIQLAFVRSIEGLEAARIMRPGYAIEYDYFDPRDLQRSLQTTAIEGLFFAGQINGTTGYEEAAAQGLLAGINAARMVQGQPAWVPGRHEAYIGVLVDDLTTRGTTEPYRMFTSRAEHRLLLREDNADRRLTPVGREMGLVDDARWAAFSTKLGEINTAREALLAHRVRDGQHKITVLELLRRPDVTYASLVQDGVAPNVASEIAEQIEIDVKYAGYIDRQSADVARTARHEQSRIPAGFDYASVSGLSNEVRAKLAEHRPETLGQAGRIPGVTPAAVSLLLIQLLKQGSRVATAAAG; the protein is encoded by the coding sequence ATGCTGGAACAGGCCCACCGCTACGACGTGATCGTCGTCGGCGGCGGCCATGCCGGTACCGAGGCCGCGTTGGCGCCGGCGCGTATGGGGCTGCGCACGTTGCTGGTCACGCAAAACATCGACACCCTGGGGCAGATGAGCTGCAACCCCGCCATCGGCGGCATCGGCAAGGGGCATCTGGTCAAGGAAATTGACGCGCTGGGCGGCCTGATGGCCCGCGCCGCCGACCACGCCGGCATCCAGTTCCGCACCCTGAACGCCTCGAAAGGCCCAGCCGTGCGGGCCACCCGTGCCCAGGCCGACCGCGCCCTGTACCGCGCCTTTGTCCGCGCCGCGCTGGAGCAGCAACCCAACCTCGACCTGTTTCAGCAGGAAGTCGACGACCTGATCGTCGACGGGGGAAAAGTGCGCGGGGTCGTCACCCGCGTCGGCCTGCGCTTCGAGGCGCCGACGGTGGTGCTCACCACTGGCACCTTCCTCGGCGGGCGCATTCACATCGGTCTGGAACACCACGCGGGTGGCCGCGCCGGTGACGGCCCCAGTCTGCCGCTGGCAACGCGTCTACGCGCCCTCATGCCCCGCGTCGGCCGACTCAAGACCGGCACACCGCCGCGCATCGACGGGCGCAGCATCGACTGGACCCGGTTAACCGAACAACCCGGTGACAGCCCGCGGCCGGTGTTCTCGTTCATGGGCAGCCTTGCCGATCACCCGCGCCAGGTGCCCTGCCACATCACCTACACCAACGCCAATACCCACGACATCATCCGCAGCGGCTTCGACCGCTCGCCGATGTTCACCGGCGTCATCGAAGGCAGCGGCCCGCGCTACTGCCCCAGCGTCGAAGACAAGGTCAACCGCTTTGCCGACAAGGACCGCCATCAGATCTTTCTGGAGCCGGAAGGTCTGAGCACGCCGGAGATCTACCCCAACGGCATCTCCACCAGCCTGCCCTACGACATCCAGCTGGCCTTTGTGCGCAGCATCGAAGGGCTGGAGGCCGCGCGCATCATGCGGCCGGGTTATGCCATCGAGTACGACTATTTCGACCCACGCGACCTGCAACGCTCGCTGCAAACCACCGCCATCGAAGGCCTGTTCTTTGCCGGCCAGATCAACGGCACTACCGGCTATGAAGAGGCCGCTGCGCAGGGTCTGCTCGCCGGCATCAATGCCGCGCGCATGGTGCAAGGCCAACCGGCCTGGGTGCCGGGCCGCCACGAGGCTTATATCGGCGTGCTGGTTGACGACCTGACAACGCGCGGCACCACCGAGCCGTACCGCATGTTCACCTCGCGCGCCGAGCATCGACTGCTGTTGCGTGAAGACAACGCCGACCGCCGCCTGACCCCCGTGGGCCGCGAGATGGGGCTGGTTGACGACGCCCGCTGGGCGGCGTTCAGCACCAAGCTTGGTGAGATCAACACCGCCCGCGAGGCGCTACTGGCGCATCGGGTACGCGATGGGCAGCACAAGATCACCGTGCTGGAACTGTTGCGTCGCCCGGACGTCACCTACGCCAGCCTCGTGCAAGACGGCGTCGCGCCAAACGTCGCCAGTGAGATCGCCGAGCAGATCGAAATCGACGTCAAGTACGCTGGCTACATTGATCGCCAGAGTGCCGACGTGGCGCGCACCGCGCGTCACGAGCAGAGCCGCATTCCCGCCGGGTTCGACTATGCCAGCGTGTCGGGCCTGTCGAACGAAGTGAGGGCCAAACTGGCTGAACACCGCCCCGAAACACTGGGCCAGGCCGGGCGTATTCCGGGCGTTACCCCGGCTGCCGTGTCCCTGTTGCTGATTCAACTGCTCAAACAGGGGTCCCGGGTCGCAACGGCTGCGGCGGGCTGA